From Falco cherrug isolate bFalChe1 chromosome 4, bFalChe1.pri, whole genome shotgun sequence, one genomic window encodes:
- the LOC102048233 gene encoding GRAM domain-containing protein 2A-like, with protein sequence MRRRARRWDAQVGTAVGQLPASRWQLGHMPPRPCVAAAVTPVHPFAAPPAPWARCHGLPRATLGWYLPRRLPTNLLPPVPAPPAALPRQREEEEAAVGQGRCQEREWEWDTSGATARAGRDGTGQEGSAVPPTSCVDGTLMAGRSGRRVLEEKRWQSLEEEGSAGTRLEHPTLARSKTCDPPFCEEPEPAVAAVGRQGHPSPLLSKHAAGYRKAFGELAEREALLACFSCAWQKEVPYHGRLYISSHHICFHASLLLKDIKVVVPIASVSTLKKANTALLVPNALSIRTASGEKFLFVLLRQREATYQVLKSVCKHLQDKSWNSLSNKEVLRKSRTSSQSDLEQSTPEPDSLQDLPDGLIPMPRQAKEEDEEDEEAAALALNSRGSHTALWAWITAQLSSRNTIILIYLLLMVALLLSSGYLGLRIVELEQQLESMGAWPDPKHLQQ encoded by the exons ATGCGCAGGAGGGCACGGCGGTGGGATGCACAGGTGGGCACAGCAGTGGGACAGCTTCCTGCATCCCGCTGGCAGTTGGGCCACATGCCCCCCCGGCCGTGTGTGGCGGCAGCGGTGACGCCTGTTCACCCCTTCGCAGCCCCCCCAGCGCCCTGGGCTCGGTGCCACGGGCTCCCACGAGCCACCCTGGGCTGGTATTTGCCCCGACGCCTCCCTACAAACCTGCTGCCGCCGGTCCCGGCCCCGCCTGCTGCCCTTCCTCGgcagcgggaggaggaggaggcagctgtgggCCAGGGACGGTGCCAGGAGCGGGAGTGGGAGTGGGACACGAGCGGGGCCACTGCACGCGCcggacgggacgggacgggacaggagGGCTCGGCTGTGCCCCCCACCAG ctgtGTGGACGGGACCCTCATGGCGGGGAGGAGTGGAAGGCgggtgctggaggagaagcgctggcagagcctggaggaggagggcagcgCGGGCACCCGGCTGGAGCACCCCACGCTCGCCAG gTCCAAAACCTGTGACCCCCCCTTCTGCGAGGAGCCGGAGCCGGCTGTGGCAgccgtgggcaggcagggacacccGTCCCCGTTG CTGAGCAAGCATGCCGCCGGCTACCGCAAAGCCTTTGGGGAGCTCGCCGAGCGGGAGGCACTGCTGGCCTGCTTCTCCTGCGCCTGGCAGAAAGAGGTGCCCTACCACGGCCGCCTCTACATCTCCTCCCACCACATCTGCTTCCACGCCAGCCTCCTGCTCAAGGACATcaag GTGGTGGTCCCCATCGCTTCCGTCTCGACCCTCAAGAAGGCCAACACAGCGCTCCTGGTGCCCAACGCGCTCAGCATCCGCACAGCCAGTGGGGAGAAG TTCCTCTTCGTGTTGCTGCGCCAGCGGGAAGCCACGTACCAGGTCCTCAAGTCAGTCTGCAAACACCTGCAG GACAAGAGCTGGAACTCTCTGAGCAACAAGGAAGTCCTTAGGAAGTCTCGG ACCTCAAGCCAGTCGGACCTGGAGCAGAGCACCCCGGAGCCCGACAGCCTCCAGGATCTACCAG ATGGGCTGATCCCGATGCCAAGGCAAGcgaaggaggaggatgaggaggatgAAGAGGCGGCGGCGCTGGCTCTGAACAGCA GGGGATCCCACACTGCGCTATGGGCCTGGATCACTGCGCAGCTGAGCTCCCGCAACACCATCATCCTCATCTACCTGCTGCT TATGGTGGCCCTGCTGTTGTCATCGGGGTACCTCGGTCTGCGCATCgtggagctggagcagcagctggagtccATGGGGGCTTGGCCAGACCCCAAGCATTTGCAGCAGTGA